The Erigeron canadensis isolate Cc75 chromosome 4, C_canadensis_v1, whole genome shotgun sequence genome window below encodes:
- the LOC122596905 gene encoding uncharacterized protein LOC122596905 — protein MAPMSTARIEQLIAQRVAEALVAAEAAREIGSGSQNGTGSTPARLNNGSQNCSFLDFQYCKPQNFHGTEGEVGLLRWFEKMETVFRISNCANGDRVKYATGTLLDGALTWWNTYTQTMGIDAAYETPWVDLKRMMTEEYCPRTEIQKLEVEFWNLKVKGTNMQEYTNRFNELALLCPTMVSPEYKRIERYIWGLPQPVQGMVTSSKPDNIQSTVRMAHDLMEQIIRQGTTVKSSEVRNVEIKRKWEGNVGNNRRNFGHFPNKRQDVVRAYNVGPNVKKGYTGNHPYCNKCNQHHTGPCTIVCARCKKMGHMARNCRSPAPAQGNLVQGPLAQGAGGSGVVKNVTPGSCYGCGEMGHFKPNCPKLKNKNAGPARGRAFVITAVEARQDPNLVTGTFLLNNCYASVLFDTGADKSFIAKEFSCTLDLANKPFKIDLIPVELGSFDVVVGMDWLASNRAEISCHEKIVRIPLSNGETLIIQGEKSGTKLNIISCMKAQKFLRKGNHAILTHIKEKKLDEKRLEDVPIARDYPEVFPEDLPGLPPSRQVEFGIDLVPGANPVA, from the exons atggcACCCATGAGCACTGCAAGAATTGAGCAATTGATAGCTCAACGCGTAGCTGAAGCATTGGTAGCTGCAGAAGCAGCTAGAGAGATTGGATCAGGGAGTCAGAATGGAACGGGCAGCACCCCCGCAAGGCTCAACAATGGATCACAGAATTGTAGTTTCCTAGATTTTCAATATTGCAAGCCCCAAAATTTCCATGGAACAGAAGGTGAAGTAGGGTTGCTTAGGTGGTTTGAGAAAATGGAAACTGTTTTTCGCATAAGTAACTGTGCAAATGGAGATAGGGTTAAGTATGCTACTGGTACCCTACTAGACGGTGCCCTAACCTGGTGGAACACTTATACCCAAACTATGGGAATTGATGCTGCTTATGAAACACCGTGGGTAGATTTAAAACGAATGATGACTGAGGAGTATTGCCCCCGAACAGAAATCCAAAAGTTGGAGGTAGAATTTTGGAATCTGAAGGTAAAAGGTACAAATATGCAGGAGTATACAAACCGCTTCAATGAGTTAGCTCTTTTATGTCCCACCATGGTCAGTCCAGAGTATAAAAGGATCGAGCGATACATATGGGGACTTCCACAACCAGTTCAAGGAATGGTGACCTCCTCAAAACCAGATAACATACAAAGTACTGTCCGAATGGCTCATGACCTCATGGAACAAATTATCCGCCAGGGAACAACAGTGAAGTCGTCAGAAGTGAGGAATGTTGAGATAAAGAGGAAGTGGGAAGGAAATGTTGGAAATAATAGGAGAAACTTTGGACATTTCCCCAATAAGAGACAAGATGTGGTCAGGGCATATAATGTTGGACCCAATGTGAAAAAGGGGTACACTGGAAACCACCCCTATTGTAATAAATGCAATCAACACCACACTGGTCCATGTACCATAGTTTGTGCAAGATGTAAGAAAATGGGACACATGGCACGAAACTGTAGGAGTCCAGCTCCTGCACAAGGTAATCTTGTACAAGGTCCTCTTGCACAAGGAGCTGGAGGAAGTGGAGTGGTTAAGAATGTGACCCCTGGGTCATGCTATGGATGTGGAGAAATGGGTCACTTCAAGCCCAACTGCccaaagttgaaaaacaagaaTGCTGGCCCAGCTCGTGGGCGAGCTTTTGTCATCACAGCGGTAGAAGCCCGTCAGGACCCCAATCTGGTCACGGGTACGTTCTTACTGAACAACTGTTATGCTTCTGTCTTATTTGACACTGGTGCTGATAAGAGTTTTATAGCTAAGGAATTCA GTTGTACCTTAGATTTGGCAAACAAACCATTTAAGATAGATTTAATACCGGTAGAACTTGGAAGTTTTGATGTAGTTGTTGGGATGGATTGGTTAGCAAGTAATCGTGCGGAAATTTCTTGTCATGAGAAGATTGTTCGTATTCCTCTCTCGAATGGTGAAACACTAATAATACAAGGTGAAAAGAGCGGCACGAAATTGAACATCATTTCGTGCATGAAGGCTCAAAAGTTCTTAAGAAAAGGGAATCATGCGATATTGACACACATAAAAGAGAAGAAGCTGGATGAAAAACGACTTGAAGACGTGCCCATTGCACGCGACTACCCTGAGGTTTTCCCTGAAGACTTACCTGGACTCCCTCCATCGAGACAAGTGGAGTTTGGCATTGACTTAGTGCCTGGAGCCAATCCAGTTGCATGA
- the LOC122596542 gene encoding lysine histidine transporter-like 7 — protein sequence MDNKNKNNNNKIHIINDEGDIINMQMLQNNLITIKSKQPAIEAKENNNVGTINQPTDDWFPITRSRKGNSWTATFHLLSSGIGTQALSLPLAFVYLGWFWGIVCLFVAYIWQLYTIGLLLNLHETVSGIRYSRYLELSIAAFGAKLGKLFALLPVMYLSGGTCVLLIITGGRTMKLFYQLLCDEDCSSKNQLTTTEWFLVFVCLAILVSLFCSNLHSVAFVSFLGATVAVA from the exons ATGgataataagaataagaataataataataagatacatataattaatgacGAAGGCGATATCATAAACATGCAAATGCTGCAGAACAACTTGATTACTATCAAGTCTAAACAGCCAGCTATAGAAGCCAAGGAAAACAATAACGTCGGAACGATTAACCAACCAACAGACGATTGGTTTCCTATAACACGATCACGAAAAGGGAATTCGTGGACCGCGACATTCCATTTGCTTTCTTCTGGAATCGGAACCCAAGCACTTTCCCTCCCCCTTGCATTCGTATATCTCGGTTG GTTTTGGGGCATAGTGTGTTTATTtgttgcatatatatggcaACTCTACACCATTGGGTTGCTTCTTAATCTTCATGAAACTGTCTCTGGTATTCGTTACAGTAGATACCTTGAGCTTTCAATAGCCGCCTTCg GTGCTAAATTGGGAAAACTTTTTGCATTGCTCCCCGTGATGTATCTTTCGGGAGGAACCTGTGTCTTGCTCATAATCACTGGTGGAAGAACAATGAAACTTTTCTATCAACTCTTGTGTGACGAAGATTGTTCTTCCAAAAACCAGCTGACAACCACAGAATGGTTCTTGGTTTTCGTATGTCTTGCCATTCTTGTGTCTTTGTTTTGTTCAAACTTGCATTCGGTCGCTTTTGTCTCATTTCTTGGGGCAACTGTGGCTGTTGCATAG
- the LOC122596906 gene encoding lysine histidine transporter-like 8, with product MPSTTNRPSSKLMWKGVVASYVIIAMCLFPLAIVGYWTFGNKFPVNGGMLTALSSTLQYNASKPLLGLIYVQIIISSIAAFQIYAMVVFDNLERAYALIKSKECPKLTRMGIRIFYGGFIFFTSVAFPFLPSLALLAGGLALHVTFGYPCLMWIAIKRPPMKSVRWWLNFVLGCLGAGLSTVVVVGAVWNLVCRGLDANFFHP from the exons ATGCCATCAACCACAAATCGCCCATCATCAAAGTTGATGTGGAAAGGAGTTGTTGCATCATATGTCATTATCGCAATGTGTTTGTTTCCTCTAGCAATTGTTGGATACTGGACATTTGGAAACAAG TTTCCGGTCAATGGAGGAATGTTAACGGCACTATCATCCACCCTTCAATACAACGCGTCAAAACCTTTGCTAGGCCTCATATACGTGCAAATCATTATAAGTAGCATCGCGGCTTTCCAGATCTACGCTATGGTTGTCTTTGACAACCTAGAGCGTGCGTACGCCCTCATAAAAAGCAAGGAATGCCCAAAGTTAACCCGAATGGGAATCAGAATATTCTACGGAGGTTTTATATTCTTTACATCGGTTGCTTTTCCATTTCTTCCAAGCCTGGCACTACTTGCCGGAGGACTTGCTTTACATGTGACATTCGGGTATCCATGCCTCATGTGGATTGCAATCAAGAGACCACCAATGAAATCCGTAAGGTGGTGGCTTAATTTTGTGCTTGGTTGTTTAGGCGCGGGATTGAGTACTGTTGTAGTTGTTGGTGCAGTGTGGAACTTGGTTTGTAGAGGTTTAGATGCCAACTTTTTCCATCCATGA